Proteins co-encoded in one Kutzneria chonburiensis genomic window:
- a CDS encoding glycosyl hydrolase 115 family protein, whose protein sequence is MMMTELARRNFLRLLGVLAAGTAATGTGTAFAAPSYVSATGNAGSFPLVAGKKAAALVVSSSDHPGVQRVAADFQADIERVTGIRPELHVDAIPAAARVVLIGSIDRSPLVRDLISAGRLDVSGIAGQWETSLTQVVGQTLVITGSDQRGTIYGTYEISRQIGVSPWYFWDDVPVAHQDELHVQAGRHSLGTPHVKYRGLFINDENPALGTWAPAFFGPGLAPGHADGFNHKFYEKVFELMLRLRANYLWPAVWGRAFAEDDPVNHATATKYGIVMGTSHEAPMLRGIEEWNRHAVAAVRDANGTIVTPGHDAYGGTGEWSYRHNPDALRAYWTDGIKRMVDQNIEGVVTVGMRGNGDTSLPDGDSKDLMQEIIAAQRAILTQVTGRDPVATPQVWTLYKEVLRYWQQGLRPPDDVTVVFPDDNWGNMCKLPDPSLPPRAGGYGLYYHFDYVGAARCYKWVDTTLIANVREQLDQAATYGVDRLWVANVGDLKGNELPLQFFLDFAWKPLAVEDVPAWEQQYAAQSFGARNAAAIAGVLHTYGRLQSRRKPELLNRKITITPGKDPATDKSAIVYDDQAGPFSLTDYQELDRVTAEWQQLAARSDQIAGALPAAYQDAYYELVGYEVKAGANLYALRQAEFTNILYAAQGRASANDLAATAEARFADDVALADRFNTKIAGGKWRGFQTQPHIDYGDVARYGKDASWQQPQLNNAAIPDVLFPAVRRITPVDGAELGVAVDGSDRWWPAEWTPVLPEFSPFQSQPAQYIDVFNRGTTSFAYTITPGVPWLQVQPARGQVVKQVRATLRVDWSKAPSGTTQVPIVVTGAGRSVTVQAVVANRSLPSGWRNGFVEANGYVSMEADHFTASVNTPAAAWHRIPDIGRTGSGMKPYPGIVASQPPGHGPRLEYRMTLFTTGTVTVWAFLSPRSNVLSSPGLHYAVSFDSAPPQVVDIIQATGVDSTAMNRQWEWTISDNVNLSATRHTITAAGPHVLKLWMVDPTVVVQKLVVDTGGLRPSYLGPPESRRIP, encoded by the coding sequence ATGATGATGACCGAACTGGCCAGGCGGAACTTCCTGCGGCTGCTCGGCGTGCTCGCCGCCGGGACGGCCGCGACGGGAACCGGAACGGCGTTCGCGGCGCCGAGCTACGTGTCCGCGACCGGCAACGCCGGCAGTTTCCCGTTGGTGGCGGGGAAGAAGGCCGCCGCGCTGGTGGTCAGCAGCAGTGACCATCCTGGCGTACAACGGGTTGCCGCCGACTTCCAGGCGGACATCGAACGCGTCACCGGTATACGGCCGGAACTGCACGTCGACGCGATACCCGCTGCGGCGAGGGTGGTGCTGATCGGATCCATCGACCGCAGCCCGCTCGTGCGGGACCTGATCTCCGCCGGCCGCCTGGACGTGAGCGGTATCGCCGGCCAGTGGGAGACCTCGCTCACCCAGGTCGTCGGACAGACGTTGGTGATCACCGGCAGCGACCAGCGCGGCACCATCTACGGCACCTACGAGATCTCCCGCCAGATCGGCGTCTCGCCCTGGTACTTCTGGGACGACGTGCCGGTGGCGCACCAGGACGAGCTCCACGTGCAGGCCGGGCGGCACAGCCTCGGCACGCCACACGTGAAGTACCGGGGGCTGTTCATCAACGACGAGAATCCGGCGCTGGGCACCTGGGCGCCGGCCTTCTTCGGTCCGGGGCTCGCGCCGGGACATGCCGACGGCTTCAACCACAAGTTCTACGAGAAGGTCTTCGAGCTCATGCTCCGGCTGCGGGCCAACTACCTGTGGCCGGCGGTGTGGGGCCGGGCCTTCGCCGAGGATGACCCGGTCAACCACGCCACCGCGACGAAGTACGGCATTGTCATGGGCACCTCGCACGAAGCGCCCATGCTGCGGGGCATCGAGGAGTGGAACCGGCACGCCGTCGCCGCGGTACGCGACGCGAACGGCACCATCGTCACGCCGGGGCACGACGCCTACGGCGGCACGGGGGAGTGGAGCTACCGCCACAACCCGGACGCGCTACGGGCGTACTGGACCGACGGCATCAAGCGCATGGTCGACCAGAACATCGAGGGCGTCGTCACCGTCGGCATGCGCGGCAACGGCGACACCTCGCTGCCCGACGGCGACAGCAAGGACCTGATGCAGGAGATCATCGCCGCCCAGCGCGCGATCCTCACGCAGGTGACCGGCCGGGATCCCGTTGCCACGCCCCAGGTCTGGACGCTCTACAAGGAGGTCCTGCGCTACTGGCAGCAGGGACTGCGGCCACCGGACGACGTCACCGTGGTGTTCCCCGACGACAACTGGGGGAACATGTGCAAGCTGCCCGACCCGTCGCTGCCGCCCCGGGCCGGCGGATATGGCCTGTACTACCACTTCGACTACGTCGGCGCGGCCCGCTGCTACAAGTGGGTCGACACCACGCTGATCGCCAACGTCCGGGAGCAGCTCGACCAGGCCGCCACTTACGGGGTCGATCGCCTGTGGGTGGCGAATGTGGGCGACCTGAAGGGTAATGAGCTGCCGTTGCAGTTCTTCCTCGACTTCGCGTGGAAACCGCTGGCCGTGGAGGACGTACCGGCCTGGGAGCAGCAGTACGCTGCGCAGAGTTTCGGCGCACGGAACGCGGCCGCGATCGCCGGTGTTCTGCACACCTACGGGCGGCTTCAGTCGCGCCGCAAGCCGGAACTGCTCAACCGGAAGATCACCATCACGCCGGGCAAGGACCCCGCCACCGACAAGTCCGCGATCGTCTACGACGACCAGGCCGGCCCGTTCAGCCTGACCGACTACCAGGAACTCGACCGGGTCACCGCGGAGTGGCAGCAGCTGGCCGCCCGCTCGGACCAGATCGCCGGCGCGTTGCCGGCGGCCTACCAGGACGCCTACTACGAGCTGGTGGGCTATGAAGTCAAGGCCGGCGCGAACCTGTATGCGTTGCGGCAGGCCGAGTTCACCAACATCCTCTACGCCGCGCAAGGTCGGGCTTCAGCCAATGACCTCGCGGCAACGGCCGAGGCCCGGTTCGCCGACGACGTCGCCCTGGCCGACCGGTTCAACACGAAGATCGCCGGCGGCAAGTGGCGTGGCTTCCAGACCCAGCCGCACATCGACTACGGCGACGTGGCCCGCTACGGCAAGGACGCCTCCTGGCAGCAGCCACAGCTGAACAACGCCGCCATTCCGGACGTGCTCTTCCCCGCCGTGCGGCGGATCACCCCGGTCGACGGCGCCGAACTCGGCGTGGCCGTTGACGGATCGGACCGCTGGTGGCCGGCCGAGTGGACTCCTGTGCTGCCGGAGTTCAGCCCGTTCCAGTCGCAGCCCGCGCAGTACATCGACGTCTTCAACCGCGGCACGACGTCCTTCGCCTACACGATCACGCCTGGCGTGCCGTGGCTTCAGGTGCAGCCGGCGCGGGGCCAGGTCGTCAAGCAGGTGCGTGCGACGCTGCGGGTCGACTGGAGCAAGGCGCCCAGCGGAACCACCCAGGTCCCGATCGTCGTCACCGGCGCGGGCCGTTCCGTGACCGTGCAGGCCGTGGTCGCCAACCGATCGCTGCCTTCCGGCTGGCGCAACGGTTTCGTAGAGGCCAACGGGTACGTGTCCATGGAAGCCGATCACTTCACGGCCAGCGTGAACACGCCGGCCGCGGCTTGGCACCGCATCCCGGACATCGGCCGCACCGGGTCGGGCATGAAACCCTACCCCGGTATAGTGGCGTCTCAGCCACCGGGGCACGGTCCGCGCCTCGAGTACCGGATGACCCTGTTCACCACCGGAACCGTGACGGTGTGGGCCTTCCTGTCGCCACGCAGCAATGTCCTCTCTTCGCCAGGGCTGCATTACGCGGTGTCCTTCGACAGCGCGCCGCCGCAGGTCGTCGACATCATCCAGGCCACGGGAGTCGATTCCACCGCGATGAACCGGCAGTGGGAGTGGACCATCTCCGACAACGTCAACCTCTCCGCGACCAGGCACACGATCACCGCCGCAGGCCCGCACGTGCTGAAGTTGTGGATGGTGGACCCGACCGTGGTGGTACAGAAGCTGGTGGTGGACACGGGCGGGCTCCGGCCGAGCTACCTGGGCCCGCCCGAGAGCCGCCGCATCCCGTGA
- a CDS encoding glycoside hydrolase family 27 protein produces the protein MKRLSLLIAAVVMLAAAPPAQALGNGLAKTPQMGFNDWNAYGCNVSEALIKSTAQAMHGNGMQAAGYQYVNIDDCWLTHNRDGNGNLVPDRAKFPDGIAGTASYVHSLGLKIGIYEDAGTATCAGYPGSLGHERQDANTFASWGVDYLKYDNCNNTGVSARSRYTAMRDALAATGRQILFSLCNWGQENVWTWGAGVGNSWRTTGDISPSFSSMLGIFHANVRLASYAGPGGWNDPDMLEIGNGMSTTEDRAEFSLWAEMAAPLIAGTNIAGASSSTVSILSNKAVIAVDQDPLGKQGTMVSSSGGHDVLAKPLTNGDVAVVLFNETGSTATISTTTAAIGKAGAANLVNLWSGATSTTTGAISASVPAHGVVMYRVSGR, from the coding sequence ATGAAACGGCTCTCACTGCTCATCGCCGCGGTGGTCATGCTGGCGGCGGCTCCGCCGGCGCAGGCACTGGGCAACGGCCTGGCCAAGACCCCGCAGATGGGGTTCAACGACTGGAACGCCTACGGCTGCAACGTCTCCGAGGCCCTGATCAAGTCAACCGCGCAGGCCATGCACGGCAACGGCATGCAGGCCGCCGGCTACCAGTACGTCAACATCGACGACTGCTGGCTGACCCACAACCGTGACGGCAACGGCAATCTGGTGCCGGACCGGGCCAAGTTCCCCGACGGCATCGCCGGCACGGCGAGCTACGTGCACTCCCTCGGCCTCAAGATCGGCATCTACGAGGACGCCGGCACCGCCACCTGCGCCGGCTATCCCGGCAGCCTCGGGCACGAGCGGCAGGACGCCAATACCTTCGCGTCCTGGGGCGTGGACTACCTCAAGTACGACAACTGCAACAACACCGGGGTCAGCGCCCGGTCCCGCTACACCGCGATGCGCGACGCGCTCGCCGCCACCGGGCGCCAGATCCTGTTCAGCCTGTGCAACTGGGGCCAGGAGAACGTCTGGACCTGGGGTGCGGGCGTCGGCAACAGCTGGCGCACCACCGGCGACATCTCGCCGTCCTTCAGCTCCATGCTGGGCATCTTCCACGCCAACGTGCGCCTGGCGTCGTACGCCGGCCCCGGCGGCTGGAACGACCCCGACATGCTGGAGATCGGCAACGGCATGTCGACCACCGAGGACCGGGCGGAGTTCAGTCTCTGGGCCGAAATGGCGGCGCCGCTGATCGCCGGCACGAACATCGCCGGCGCGAGCTCCAGCACCGTGAGCATCCTGTCCAACAAGGCCGTCATCGCGGTCGACCAGGATCCGCTCGGCAAGCAGGGCACGATGGTGTCCTCATCCGGCGGTCACGACGTGCTGGCCAAGCCGCTGACCAACGGCGACGTCGCCGTCGTGCTGTTCAACGAGACCGGCTCCACCGCCACGATCAGCACCACCACGGCCGCGATCGGCAAGGCCGGAGCGGCCAACCTGGTCAACCTGTGGTCCGGCGCGACATCCACCACCACCGGCGCCATCTCGGCCTCGGTGCCGGCGCACGGCGTCGTGATGTACCGGGTCTCCGGCAGGTGA
- a CDS encoding 3-hydroxyacyl-CoA dehydrogenase family protein: protein MAGCVRKETVGIVGLGSFGLAFAELLTEAGIAVVAVDSDSAALERARARSVPVATELSALSAASVVIEAVAEDAEVMGAVLRAVAAVCAPDTVLVSTTWSLSLPALATTSTRPTKVVGLRLLTPPVPGTGFEVVRTTMSDNDSVHALKALLGRLPLHEKTFGPARHLARDLLLAYLNRSVALYEAGYATREDIDTAMRLGCGLPTGPLTLLDRIGLDVVERGLSDLHRRTGRAAHAPVPLLTAMVRRQELGRKAGKGIYDYDLSGALVPPRRHQAREATPREVTKIGIVGSGTMARGIAQVTALGGLDTILLARNQEKAEVAVEAIDAAMVRAVRRGQVTPKQRRAALARLHPSSAMSELADRDLVMEAVAEDAAVKAELFRRLDRVCRPGAILTTTTSSLSVGDCADATERRGDVLGLHFFNPAPAMDLVEVSRTESSSADALATVHALARSLGKTPVDCPDRAGFIVNYLLFPYLNDAVLLVEAGAAGVEEIDAAVESGLGYPMGPFALMDTIGLDVSEAIQRRLHEINHDPDVKPTTMLTELTKLGRLGRKVGGGFHNHPARAFMDAQG from the coding sequence GTGGCTGGCTGCGTCAGGAAAGAGACGGTCGGAATCGTCGGGCTCGGCTCGTTCGGCCTGGCCTTCGCCGAGCTTCTCACCGAAGCCGGGATTGCGGTCGTTGCCGTGGACTCCGATTCCGCGGCCCTGGAACGGGCGAGGGCCCGATCGGTGCCGGTGGCCACCGAGTTGTCGGCGCTGTCGGCCGCCTCCGTGGTGATCGAGGCCGTGGCCGAGGACGCGGAGGTCATGGGGGCGGTGCTGCGGGCGGTCGCCGCGGTCTGCGCGCCGGACACGGTGCTGGTTTCCACCACGTGGTCGCTGTCGCTGCCGGCATTGGCGACAACGTCGACTCGGCCGACCAAGGTGGTGGGCCTGCGCCTGCTGACGCCGCCGGTGCCCGGCACCGGCTTCGAGGTCGTCCGAACCACCATGTCCGACAACGACTCCGTGCACGCACTGAAGGCGCTGCTCGGCCGGCTTCCCTTGCACGAGAAGACATTCGGTCCGGCCCGACACCTCGCACGGGACCTGCTGCTGGCGTACCTGAACCGATCGGTCGCGCTGTACGAAGCCGGCTACGCCACCCGCGAGGACATCGACACCGCGATGCGGCTGGGCTGCGGCCTGCCGACCGGCCCCCTGACCCTGCTGGACCGGATCGGCCTTGACGTGGTCGAACGTGGACTGTCCGACCTGCACCGCCGTACCGGCCGCGCCGCGCATGCCCCGGTCCCGCTGCTGACCGCGATGGTGCGGCGCCAGGAACTGGGCCGCAAGGCCGGCAAAGGCATCTACGACTACGACCTGTCCGGCGCGCTGGTGCCGCCACGGCGGCACCAGGCCCGGGAAGCCACGCCGCGCGAGGTCACGAAGATCGGCATCGTCGGCTCGGGCACCATGGCTCGGGGCATCGCGCAGGTGACGGCGCTCGGCGGTCTGGACACGATCCTGTTGGCCCGTAACCAGGAGAAGGCGGAGGTCGCTGTCGAGGCGATCGACGCGGCGATGGTTCGGGCGGTGCGGCGCGGCCAGGTGACCCCGAAGCAGCGGCGGGCCGCCCTGGCTCGGCTGCACCCGTCCTCGGCGATGTCGGAGCTGGCCGACCGCGACCTGGTCATGGAGGCCGTCGCCGAGGACGCGGCCGTGAAGGCTGAGCTGTTCCGGCGCCTGGATCGGGTCTGCCGGCCCGGCGCCATCCTCACCACCACCACGTCCAGCCTGTCGGTCGGCGACTGCGCCGACGCCACCGAGCGTCGCGGCGACGTGCTGGGCCTGCACTTCTTCAACCCGGCGCCGGCCATGGACCTGGTGGAGGTGAGCCGCACCGAATCCAGCAGCGCGGACGCCCTGGCCACCGTCCACGCGCTGGCGCGGTCACTGGGCAAGACGCCGGTCGACTGTCCCGACCGCGCCGGTTTCATCGTGAACTACCTGCTGTTCCCCTATCTGAACGACGCGGTGCTGCTGGTCGAGGCCGGGGCCGCGGGCGTCGAGGAGATCGATGCCGCGGTGGAGAGCGGGCTCGGGTACCCGATGGGGCCCTTCGCGCTGATGGACACGATCGGTCTGGACGTCAGCGAGGCGATCCAGCGGCGGCTGCACGAGATCAACCACGACCCGGACGTCAAACCCACGACGATGCTGACCGAGCTGACCAAACTGGGACGGCTGGGCCGCAAGGTCGGCGGCGGCTTCCACAACCATCCGGCGCGGGCGTTCATGGATGCGCAGGGATAG
- a CDS encoding type I polyketide synthase, producing MLAGVVSLIQHPDALLTLVQALGDTGTGARLWCLTQGGVGTSDGEAPRSAHAGACWGLGLVVGLEHPDRWGGLIDLPARLGDRCAGRLAGILAGEVVEDQVALRDNGVLLRRLLPAPARPAVRAWNPSGTVLITGGTGSLGAHVARWLAERSKCFFVLLSRRGPEAPGVDELVDELEDAGSRVAVVAADVADRDRMSALAAELADRGEPVRAVFHAAGIGQNTALMDMSLDEFRTVYSAKIAGATVLDELFGPVDLFVLFSSVSGVWGSGRYAGYAAGNAYLDALARMRRARGLAATSVAWGVWADSTMVSPEAEQQYRRRGLIPMPTAKALASLERVLDADEPTAVVADMDWDLFMTGYGAARRRPLLDELSQARPREATVSVVGQSDVRGRLAGLSSTERATVLDDLVRATIAEVLGHTDPSAIVLDQPLVELGFDSLSAVQVRNKLGLATGLTLPVMLVFDHPTVTAVRDFLAAELDGPSRPADEGQVVSGDDESFAAIYRMVALRGRMEEVEDLLSSASGLRDRFSSAAEAPSGTRFVRLATGPGLAVISFPPFAPVEQTLQFVRLSSFFRDRRDLSMVAVPGFLKGEPLAESIDVLIDVLAESAAHCVGGAPFALLGYSSSGWLAHCVAARMEALGTPAQGLVLLDTYLPDGMSVALRQAMTYEVNERRSRFTKLNFTSITAIGAYRRMFRGWAPPPVTTPTLFVRPEDCVPGDPTLPPLTGQWRTHWPLPHTEATVPGDHCTIVAENADATAALVHDWLDTL from the coding sequence ATGCTGGCCGGTGTCGTCAGTCTGATCCAGCACCCGGACGCGCTGCTGACCCTCGTGCAGGCCCTCGGCGACACGGGGACGGGCGCGCGGCTGTGGTGCCTGACCCAAGGCGGAGTCGGCACGAGCGACGGCGAGGCCCCGCGAAGCGCCCACGCCGGCGCGTGCTGGGGACTCGGTCTGGTCGTCGGCCTCGAACACCCCGACCGCTGGGGAGGTCTGATCGACCTGCCGGCACGGTTGGGCGATCGCTGCGCCGGCCGGCTCGCCGGCATCCTCGCCGGCGAGGTGGTCGAGGACCAGGTGGCGTTGCGGGACAACGGTGTTCTGCTGCGCCGGTTGCTGCCGGCCCCGGCCCGACCCGCGGTCCGCGCCTGGAATCCGTCCGGCACCGTGCTGATCACCGGCGGCACCGGCTCACTCGGCGCGCACGTGGCCCGGTGGCTGGCCGAGCGGTCCAAGTGCTTCTTCGTGCTGCTGTCCCGCCGCGGCCCCGAGGCGCCCGGGGTCGACGAGCTCGTCGATGAACTGGAGGACGCCGGCTCCCGGGTCGCGGTCGTCGCAGCCGACGTCGCCGACCGCGATCGGATGTCCGCCCTGGCGGCCGAACTCGCGGACCGCGGCGAACCGGTGCGCGCGGTCTTCCACGCCGCTGGCATCGGCCAGAACACCGCGCTCATGGACATGAGCCTGGACGAGTTCCGGACCGTCTACAGTGCCAAGATTGCCGGTGCCACCGTGCTCGACGAGCTGTTCGGCCCGGTCGACCTGTTCGTGCTCTTCTCGTCCGTCTCCGGGGTGTGGGGCAGCGGCCGCTACGCCGGCTATGCCGCCGGCAACGCCTATCTCGACGCCCTCGCCCGGATGCGCCGCGCCCGCGGGCTCGCCGCGACGTCCGTCGCGTGGGGAGTGTGGGCCGATTCCACCATGGTCAGCCCGGAAGCCGAGCAGCAGTACCGGCGACGGGGCCTGATCCCGATGCCCACGGCCAAGGCTCTCGCTTCGCTGGAACGGGTTCTCGACGCCGACGAGCCCACGGCCGTCGTCGCCGACATGGACTGGGACCTGTTCATGACCGGCTACGGCGCTGCCCGTCGGCGCCCGCTGCTGGACGAGCTGTCGCAAGCGCGGCCGCGGGAGGCGACCGTTTCCGTTGTGGGGCAGAGCGATGTGCGGGGCCGGCTGGCCGGGCTGTCGTCGACCGAGCGGGCAACCGTCCTGGACGATCTGGTGCGGGCCACCATCGCCGAGGTGCTCGGTCATACGGACCCGTCCGCCATCGTGCTGGACCAGCCGCTGGTGGAACTCGGCTTCGACTCGCTGTCCGCGGTGCAGGTCCGCAACAAGCTGGGCCTGGCCACCGGGCTCACGCTGCCCGTGATGCTCGTCTTCGACCACCCCACGGTGACGGCCGTCCGCGACTTCCTCGCGGCCGAGCTCGACGGCCCGAGCCGTCCCGCGGATGAGGGGCAAGTCGTGTCCGGCGATGACGAGTCCTTCGCCGCCATCTACCGCATGGTCGCATTGCGCGGCCGGATGGAGGAGGTCGAAGACCTCCTCAGCAGCGCCTCCGGCCTGCGCGACCGCTTCTCCAGCGCCGCCGAGGCGCCGAGCGGCACCCGCTTCGTGCGACTCGCCACCGGGCCGGGCCTCGCCGTCATCAGTTTCCCGCCGTTCGCGCCGGTCGAGCAGACCCTCCAGTTCGTCCGGCTCTCCAGCTTCTTCCGGGACCGCCGGGACCTGAGCATGGTGGCCGTTCCCGGCTTCCTCAAGGGCGAGCCGCTGGCCGAGAGCATCGATGTGCTCATCGATGTGCTGGCCGAGTCGGCCGCCCACTGCGTCGGCGGCGCGCCCTTCGCCCTGCTGGGGTACTCGTCGAGCGGCTGGCTCGCGCACTGCGTCGCGGCCCGGATGGAGGCTCTCGGCACACCGGCCCAGGGCCTCGTGCTGCTCGACACATACCTCCCCGACGGCATGTCGGTCGCCCTGCGCCAGGCAATGACGTACGAGGTGAACGAGCGGCGCTCGCGGTTCACCAAGCTGAACTTCACGTCGATCACCGCCATCGGCGCCTACCGCCGCATGTTCCGCGGTTGGGCGCCGCCGCCGGTCACCACGCCGACGCTGTTCGTCCGGCCCGAGGACTGCGTTCCCGGCGACCCCACGCTGCCCCCGCTCACCGGGCAGTGGCGCACGCACTGGCCGTTGCCGCACACCGAGGCGACGGTGCCGGGGGACCACTGCACGATCGTCGCGGAGAACGCCGACGCCACCGCCGCCCTGGTCCACGACTGGCTGGACACCCTCTGA